In Candidatus Parvarchaeota archaeon, a genomic segment contains:
- the msrB gene encoding peptide-methionine (R)-S-oxide reductase MsrB — MVKRKIVKSINQMPCDEAGWRKMLTPQQYGVLREKGTEAPFSGKLTYNKESGSYSCAGCGSELFSSEAKFDSGTGWPSFWAPISKGKIIEKPDLSHGMIRKEIICARCGGHLGHVFEDGPKDKTGLRYCLNSCSLDFKKSGKK, encoded by the coding sequence ATGGTGAAAAGAAAGATTGTAAAGTCAATAAATCAAATGCCTTGTGATGAGGCTGGCTGGAGAAAAATGCTGACGCCGCAGCAATATGGGGTGTTAAGGGAGAAAGGCACGGAGGCTCCATTTAGCGGCAAGCTCACTTATAACAAGGAAAGCGGCTCTTATTCGTGTGCGGGCTGCGGCTCAGAGCTTTTTTCCTCTGAGGCAAAATTCGACTCAGGAACTGGCTGGCCGTCCTTCTGGGCGCCAATTTCAAAAGGCAAAATAATTGAAAAGCCCGACTTGTCGCATGGGATGATTAGAAAAGAAATAATTTGCGCCAGGTGCGGCGGGCACCTTGGGCATGTTTTTGAAGACGGGCCAAAAGACAAGACCGGCTTGCGCTATTGTTTAAACTCCTGTTCGCTTGATTTTAAAAAATCTGGAAAAAAGAA